From Rutidosis leptorrhynchoides isolate AG116_Rl617_1_P2 chromosome 3, CSIRO_AGI_Rlap_v1, whole genome shotgun sequence, a single genomic window includes:
- the LOC139899741 gene encoding protein FAR1-RELATED SEQUENCE 5-like, with the protein MASSSICASDSTSRVEGSTSVAASSGFNSAQSDAECSGAIVEQFDISSIIRESVDGSQEYLPLFYESYGKAGGFDTKRSSQNRNVVGIVTYKLFRCNRSGTSTHLAYDFLVDFNPPIVKDSVEGGVEGDVEGDSEVDVDGNGESNVELSKADKRKKRKKETKPLIRKVSKIKTGCSASLRCKLVGDKVMIWKFYEGHNHKLVSEGNRQQMKINRRIGLDDAQMLFDLNTKSNVGATTAYNIISDLNGGFSLVGPSSVDFQNFRLDMNRYVGESDAHIFIENLLRKQEVLPNFTCEYKCGNDGTLLGLFWSDYVSKVNYQEFGDIVSFDATYKTNKYKMVFLPLTGIDNHKKLVCFGAVLLTDESIESFNWFLDCFLKTFGNEPSLVVTDHDPAMKEATDLKFKHVKHRLCMWHISSKLRDKVGHELYDTPNFRDHMNLIFWNQQQTPEKFETRWKSLIDDFKLHEVRWFNDMYKIKEMWVPCFFMDTPMNALMRTSSLSESENAFFSKCKNRCSTLVDFYSRFEAAMERQRHTNRLLEYEMENKLFKLATTRRIEKHVRDIYTRSVFLLVQDEICRSSSSCYQTNSRVEGDKLICVIQEKFLEPRPKWDYHSKGASEVFNSIASELNPFVASYRVKKGLLNKFRKALFFLKDDTEKLELLRDKFDVFISEFFNPDDDTAPSRFAAIEQLYGFPRPALANVHGPKGVRNKGERSNKGESSNKRYLAAVERNGKRRRACKKCGILGHNRKSCDKRNAGKLKMKLVDEDDEDDDWMYEQHEEVGESQD; encoded by the exons ATGGCTTCCAGTTCTATTTGTGCTTCAGATTCTACCTCTCGTGTTGAAGGTTCTACTTCTGTCGCTGCTTCATCTGGTTTCAATTCTGCACAGTCTGATGCTGAAT gcTCTGGAGCAATTGTTGAACAATTTGATATTTCTTCAATAATTAGAGAAAGTGTTGATGGTTCTCAAGAATATTTACCT TTGTTTTATGAGTCCTATGGCAAGGCTGGTGGATTTGATACTAAAAGATCTTCTCAAAATAGAAATGTAGTTGGGATTGTTACTTACAAGCTTTTTAGGTGTAATAGATCCGGTACTTCTACGCATCTCGCCTATGATTTTCTTGTGGATTTTAATCCACCTATCGTTAAAGATTCAGTTGAAGGTGGTGTAGAAGGTGATGTTGAAGGTGACTCAGAAGTTGATGTTGATGGTAATGGTGAGTCTAATGTTGAACTTTCTAAAGCTGATAAAAGGAAGAAAAGAAAGAAGGAAACAAAACCTCTTATTCGTAAAGTTTCCAAAATCAAGACTGGTTGTTCTGCATCTCTTAGATGTAAGTTAGTTGGTGATAAGGTGATGATTTGGAAGTTCTATGAAGGTCACAATCATAAGTTAGTTTCTGAAGGTAACAGGCAGCAAATGAAGATAAACAGAAGGATTGGTTTAGACGATGCGCAAATGTTGTTTGATTTAAATACTAAATCTAATGTTGGTGCTACTACAGCTTACAACATTATCTCAGATCTTAATGGTGGTTTTAGTCTGGTTGGTCCTTCTTCTGTTGATTTTCAAAACTTTAGGCTTGACATGAATCGGTATGTAGGTGAAAGTGATGCACACATTTTTATAGAGAATCTTCTTCGGAAGCAAGAAGTTTTACCAAACTTCACTTGCGAGTATAAATGTGGTAATGATGGTACTTTACTTGGATTATTCTGGTCTGATTATGTCTCTAAAGTTAATTATCAAGAGTTTGGTGATATCGTGTCTTTTGATGCAACTTACAAGACAAACAA GTACAAGATGGTGTTTCTTCCTCTTACTGGAATTGATAATCATAAGAAACTTGTGTGTTTTGGTGCTGTTCTACTTACCGATGAAAGTATTGAATCGTTTAACTGGTTTCTAGACTGTTTCTTGAAAACTTTTGGGAATGAACCTTCATTAGTTGTCACCGATCATGATCCTGCAATGAAAGAGGCTACTGATTTGAAATTTAAACATGTAAAACACCGATTGTGCATGTGGCATATAAGTAGCAAGCTGCGCGATAAG GTTGGCCACGAGTTGTATGATACTCCTAATTTTAGGGATCACATGAATTTAATTTTCTGGAATCAGCAACAAACACCTGAAAAGTTTGAGACTCGTTGGAAATCATTGATTGATGACTTTAAATTGCATGAAGTTAGATGGTTCAATGACATGTACAAAATTAAAGAAATGTGGGTACCATGCTTCTTCATGGATACCCCTATGAATGCTTTGATGAGAACTTCTTCACTTTCAGAGAGTGAGAATGCATTTTTCAGTAAATGCAAGAATAGATGTTCTACTTTAGTTGATTTTTATTCAAGGTTTGAGGCGGCAATGGAAAGGCAAAGACATACTAATCGTCTTCTTGAATATGAAATGGAGAACAAATTGTTTAAACTTGCAACAACTCGGCGCATTGAGAAACATGTTAGGGATATATATACCCGTAGTGTTTTTTTACTTGTTCAAGATGAAATCTGCAGATCTTCCTCTTCATGCTATCAAACAAATTCTAGAGTTGAAGGAGATAAGCTAATTTGTGTGATTCAAGAAAAGTTTCTTGAACCACGTCCTAAGTGGGATTACCAT TCAAAGGGAGCGTCTGAAGTATTCAATTCCATAGCTTCTGAGTTAAATCCGTTTGTTGCATCGTATAGGGTTAAGAAAGGGCTGCTTAATAAATTTAGGAAAGCACTCTTTTTCTTGAAGGATGATACTGAAAAACTTGAGTTGTTAAGAGACAAGTTTGATGTGTTTATTAGTGAATTTTTTAATCCTGATGATGATACAGCGCCTTCTAGATTTGCTGCAATTGAGCAGTTGTATGGTTTCCCTAGGCCTGCTCTTGCTAATGTTCATGGTCCAAAGGGCGTGCGTAACAAAGGTGAGAGAAGTAACAAAGGTGAGAGTAGTAACAAGAGATACTTAGCTGCTGTTGAGAGAAATGGTAAGAGGAGAAGGGCCTGCAAAAAATGTGGTATTCTTGGTCATAATAGGAAAAGTTGTGACAAAAGAAACGCTGGTAAACTAAAGATGAAGcttgttgatgaagatgatgaagatgatgactggATGTATGAACAACATGAAGAAGTTGGTGAATCTCAAGATTGA